In Candidatus Methylomirabilota bacterium, the sequence TTATGCTCGATCCCCTGTCCCTGCTTTACGGACTCTACGAGCGGCGCCTCGTCCGCGAGGTCCAAATCAATCCCCTGCCCCGCCACATTGGCCTCATCCTGGACGGGAACCGACGGTACGCCCGTGAACTCGGGTTTGAGGACCCCCTGGCGGGGCACCGCGTCGGCGTAGATAAGCTCGAGGAGGTGATGGACTGGCTCGAGGAGCTGCAGATCAAGATCACGACCCTCTTTGCCCTCTCCACCGAAAATCTCACCCGTTCCCCAGCAGAATTGAACGGGATCATCGGGATCATCGAGGACAAGATGCGTTCAGTGGCCGTCGACCCCAAGATCCACCGCAAAGGGGTCCGGGTCCGGGCAGTAGGGCAGATGGAGCTGCTCCCTGCCTCACTGCAGGAAGCCATTGCCCTGGCCGAAGAGGCCACGCGGCACCACGACAACTTTTACCTCAACATCGCGGTGGGCTACGGGGGGAGGCAAGAGATTACGGACGCCGTGGGGCTGCTCTTGCGCGAGCGGGCCCGGCGCGGGGAGTCACTGGCCAAGGCCGCTGAGGAGATCACCCCGGAGGAGATTGGCAAGTACCTGTACACCTACGACATGCCCGACCCAGATTTGATCATACGCCCCAGCGGCGAGGTACGCCTCTCGGGTTTCCTCCTCTGGCAGAGCGCGTATAGCGAGTTCTATTTCTGCGACGCCTACTGGCCTGCGTTCCGCAAGATCGATTTGCTGCGGGCCATCCGGAGTTACCAGCAGCGGAAGCGTCGGTTCGGCACGTAGTAGCGGAGAGTGGAGTGTTGAGAGTCGAGAGACAGGAGACCGGGGAGCAAGCTGGATTGCGGATTTGGGACTTCGAGTCGTGAGCCTCAGTCGAACGATTTCGGATTGCGAATTTGCAGAAGCTAAGCCCTGAGAATGAACAAATCCGAAATTCGAATTCCGAAATTCGAAATTTCACCTGCCCTCAACTCTAGACTCTCGACCGGGGACAGAACAGTATGGAAGAAAAAGTTATCCTGGTGGATGCCGCTGACCGAGAAATCGGCATTGGGGAAAAAATACACACGCACCAAGAGGGGAAACTCCATCGGGCCTTTTCGGTATTCGTCTTTAACTCTCGGGGTCAATTGCTTCTTCAGAAGAGAGCACAATCGAAATATCATTCCGGGGGTCTCTGGTCAAACACGTGTTGTAGCCATCCCAGGCCTGAAGAGCCCACAGAAAAAGCAGCCCACAGACGTCTGAAAGAGGAGATGGGATTTGATTGTGCGTTGTATGAAATTTTCAGT encodes:
- the idi gene encoding isopentenyl-diphosphate Delta-isomerase: MEEKVILVDAADREIGIGEKIHTHQEGKLHRAFSVFVFNSRGQLLLQKRAQSKYHSGGLWSNTCCSHPRPEEPTEKAAHRRLKEEMGFDCALYEIFSFTYKVKCDNDLTEHEFDHVFLGTLEGEPTPSPQEVDEWKWIDLAELRQDVREHPERYTYWLRISMDEIVSHFDQECGISEGRSR
- the uppS gene encoding polyprenyl diphosphate synthase — protein: MLDPLSLLYGLYERRLVREVQINPLPRHIGLILDGNRRYARELGFEDPLAGHRVGVDKLEEVMDWLEELQIKITTLFALSTENLTRSPAELNGIIGIIEDKMRSVAVDPKIHRKGVRVRAVGQMELLPASLQEAIALAEEATRHHDNFYLNIAVGYGGRQEITDAVGLLLRERARRGESLAKAAEEITPEEIGKYLYTYDMPDPDLIIRPSGEVRLSGFLLWQSAYSEFYFCDAYWPAFRKIDLLRAIRSYQQRKRRFGT